In Pollutimonas sp. M17, a single genomic region encodes these proteins:
- a CDS encoding ABC transporter permease, whose amino-acid sequence MSAAAVAAPEVWRAGLAGAARRHRVVLLRCLFVVVAVALLELASRLAWIDPVSFIPPSEMALSAWKLLLDGAYRDDMLMTLSSAALAVLLATSTGFLFGLMLYKLPRLRRVLDPLLLSYYAVPIFVLYPMLIVLFGLNRWPLIMLGFLFAVVAMAVNTLNGLERIPPVLLRTARVLRMGRVQEVWLIKLPASLPFVFTGIKLSIVYSFIAVIGGEFLLSGTGFGYQIAFAYNNFDNQTMYGLMLLLLIFVGMVNLILHAAEQRLYQRRVLKETA is encoded by the coding sequence ATGAGCGCCGCGGCCGTGGCCGCGCCCGAGGTGTGGCGTGCGGGTTTGGCGGGCGCCGCCCGCAGGCATCGCGTCGTTCTTCTGCGCTGCCTGTTCGTCGTCGTCGCCGTGGCTTTGCTTGAGCTGGCCAGCCGCCTGGCATGGATAGATCCTGTCTCCTTCATCCCGCCGTCTGAAATGGCGCTCAGCGCATGGAAGCTGCTGCTCGATGGAGCCTACCGGGACGACATGCTGATGACGCTGTCCTCGGCCGCGCTGGCGGTGCTGCTGGCGACCTCCACCGGCTTCCTGTTCGGCTTGATGCTGTACAAGCTGCCCAGGTTGCGCCGCGTGCTGGACCCTTTGCTGCTTTCGTACTATGCGGTGCCGATCTTCGTCTTGTACCCCATGCTCATCGTCCTGTTCGGCTTGAACAGATGGCCCTTGATCATGCTGGGCTTCCTGTTCGCCGTGGTGGCCATGGCGGTGAACACCCTGAACGGGCTGGAGCGCATTCCGCCGGTCCTGCTGCGCACCGCCCGGGTGCTGCGCATGGGGCGGGTGCAGGAAGTATGGCTGATCAAGCTGCCGGCCAGCCTTCCCTTTGTATTCACCGGCATCAAGCTGTCCATCGTTTACTCCTTCATTGCCGTCATCGGCGGGGAGTTCCTGCTGTCGGGCACCGGCTTCGGCTACCAGATCGCCTTCGCCTACAACAACTTCGACAACCAGACGATGTATGGACTGATGCTGCTGTTGCTGATATTCGTGGGCATGGTCAATCTCATCCTGCATGCGGCCGAGCAGCGGCTTTATCAGCGCCGCGTATTGAAGGAGACGGCATGA
- a CDS encoding ABC transporter substrate-binding protein, with the protein MIFKPLLKLAANGLLLAGLLAGGQAGAVNLTVTHWADGMYGAPFAVAMEKGFFKDAGIDVTGFITSQGGGTTVRNAMASDIPYGEVALSAAIAAIKQGVKLTIVHGGVLSLADNVWVAMKDSPLSSIQDLKGKRLGYSSPKSVTDMVSTIALTNRGMLDSVERKTVGSLSSAYTALREGGVDVIYMTEPVLSREKDNIKIVFRSQDEIPHMTQTVGVVRSDYLKKNPKVIQSIIEGRRKGVEYLMKHPDEAGDILARQYKMDPKITKSAINDILSAKGTYWSTGKLDYEGMDGMLKGLVLVKAVEAGPFDWAAIVDESLLPADQRSKK; encoded by the coding sequence ATGATATTCAAGCCTCTATTGAAATTGGCAGCGAACGGCCTGCTGCTTGCCGGCCTGCTGGCCGGCGGGCAGGCCGGAGCCGTGAACCTGACGGTCACCCACTGGGCGGACGGCATGTATGGCGCGCCCTTTGCCGTGGCCATGGAAAAAGGTTTTTTCAAGGACGCCGGCATCGACGTCACGGGTTTCATCACCTCGCAAGGCGGCGGCACCACGGTGCGCAACGCCATGGCATCCGACATTCCGTATGGCGAGGTCGCCTTGTCGGCGGCCATCGCCGCCATCAAGCAAGGGGTCAAGCTGACCATCGTCCATGGCGGAGTGCTCAGCCTGGCCGACAACGTATGGGTGGCCATGAAGGATTCGCCGCTGTCGTCCATTCAGGATCTGAAAGGCAAGCGTCTGGGCTACAGCAGCCCGAAATCGGTGACCGACATGGTGTCGACCATCGCCCTGACCAACCGGGGCATGCTGGACAGCGTGGAACGCAAGACGGTGGGCAGCCTGAGCTCCGCCTATACCGCCCTGCGCGAAGGCGGCGTGGACGTCATCTACATGACCGAGCCGGTGCTGAGCCGCGAAAAGGACAACATCAAGATCGTCTTCAGGTCTCAGGATGAGATCCCCCACATGACGCAGACGGTGGGCGTCGTCCGCAGCGATTACCTGAAGAAGAACCCCAAGGTCATCCAGTCCATCATCGAAGGGCGCCGCAAAGGGGTGGAGTACCTGATGAAGCACCCGGACGAGGCGGGCGACATCCTGGCCCGTCAATACAAGATGGATCCCAAGATCACCAAGTCGGCCATCAACGACATCCTGTCGGCGAAGGGCACTTACTGGAGCACCGGCAAGCTGGACTACGAAGGCATGGACGGCATGCTCAAGGGCCTGGTCCTGGTCAAGGCGGTCGAAGCGGGGCCGTTCGATTGGGCGGCTATCGTGGATGAAAGCCTGCTACCCGCCGACCAGCGCAGCAAAAAATAG
- a CDS encoding isocitrate lyase/PEP mutase family protein → MTSEQKLKTILAAGEFVAAPGVFDMFSAMIANELDFKALYMTGYGISASYLGLADAGLVTYTDMVGRATVIAQGTTKPLIADADTGFGGLINLRHTIRGYEAAGVQAIQFEDQEMPKKCGHTPSRRVIPLPEMLKKIEVAVESRRSDDTLIIARTDARTGLGLDEAIRRGQEFLKAGADIIFVESPESEEEFRRIGGEIDGWLLANIVPTGRSPEVLGETLREWGFNIAIYPALGMGVATAALAAGYKYLETQGHTMNLPVPSYSMDQLHKLVGFPDVWDFERRHAVGDAKDE, encoded by the coding sequence ATGACTAGCGAGCAAAAACTTAAAACCATCCTGGCCGCCGGTGAATTCGTGGCGGCCCCCGGCGTATTCGATATGTTCTCCGCCATGATCGCCAACGAACTCGATTTCAAGGCGCTGTACATGACCGGATACGGTATCTCCGCTTCGTATCTTGGCCTGGCGGATGCGGGCCTGGTCACCTACACCGACATGGTGGGCCGGGCGACGGTCATTGCGCAAGGCACCACGAAGCCGTTGATCGCCGATGCCGACACCGGCTTCGGCGGGCTGATCAACCTGCGCCACACCATACGCGGCTACGAGGCGGCGGGCGTGCAGGCCATCCAGTTCGAAGACCAAGAAATGCCCAAGAAATGCGGGCATACGCCCAGCCGCCGGGTCATACCCCTGCCGGAGATGCTCAAGAAGATCGAGGTCGCCGTGGAGTCGCGGCGCAGCGACGACACCCTGATCATCGCGCGCACCGACGCCCGGACCGGCCTGGGGCTGGACGAGGCCATCCGGCGCGGGCAGGAATTCCTCAAGGCGGGCGCCGACATCATCTTCGTCGAATCGCCCGAATCGGAAGAGGAATTCCGCCGCATAGGCGGGGAGATCGACGGCTGGCTGCTGGCCAACATCGTGCCCACGGGCCGCTCTCCGGAGGTGCTGGGCGAGACGCTGCGCGAATGGGGCTTCAACATCGCCATCTATCCCGCGCTGGGCATGGGCGTGGCGACGGCGGCGTTGGCGGCCGGGTACAAGTATCTGGAAACGCAGGGGCACACCATGAACCTGCCGGTGCCGTCCTATTCCATGGATCAGCTGCACAAGCTGGTCGGCTTTCCGGACGTATGGGATTTCGAGCGCCGCCACGCCGTCGGGGACGCCAAGGACGAGTGA
- the leuC gene encoding 3-isopropylmalate dehydratase large subunit, translating into MSATLFDKIWDAHEVSRLPGDISLLHVDRHLMHELTGVDAMKRLDDRGLPVRSPDLTFATLDHVSSTEPGSRAGDEPWSTEMVEAMRQETAERGIRLFDIDDGRKGIVHVIGPELGLTLPGLTIVCADSHTCTHGAFGAIAWGIGSSELVHVLASQTMRQRRPKTMRITLAGVPAPGVTAKDIILHVIGELGAAAGTGHAVEFAGPAVRGLDMEARMTLCNLSIEMGAKIGMVAPDDVTFDYIRGREFAPQGPAFDRAVAYWRSLPSGPDAVYDREVELDIGGIGPQVTWGTSPEHVISIGGVVPDPDRERDPQRRKAYSAALEYMHLRAGQRIDQVSIDRVFIGSCTNGRLSDLQEAARILRGRHVAAGVTAWVVPGSLQVKRQAESLGLDRVFLDAGCQWREPGCSMCVGANGDMVPPGQRCVSTSNRNFMGRQGPGAMTHLASPSVAAASAVLGRIASPAMMEDRP; encoded by the coding sequence ATGAGCGCCACGCTTTTCGACAAGATATGGGATGCGCACGAAGTGTCCCGCCTGCCGGGCGACATCAGCCTGCTGCATGTGGACCGCCACCTGATGCACGAACTGACCGGGGTGGATGCCATGAAAAGGCTGGATGACCGTGGGCTGCCGGTGCGCAGTCCTGACCTGACCTTCGCCACGCTGGACCACGTCAGCTCCACCGAGCCCGGCAGCCGCGCCGGGGACGAGCCCTGGAGCACCGAAATGGTGGAGGCCATGCGGCAGGAAACGGCCGAGCGGGGCATACGGCTGTTCGACATCGATGACGGCCGCAAGGGCATCGTGCATGTCATCGGCCCCGAACTGGGCCTGACCTTGCCCGGGCTGACGATAGTGTGCGCCGACAGCCACACCTGCACGCACGGCGCCTTCGGCGCCATTGCCTGGGGCATAGGCTCGTCGGAACTGGTGCACGTCCTGGCGTCGCAGACCATGCGCCAGCGCCGCCCCAAGACCATGCGCATTACGCTTGCCGGCGTTCCGGCGCCGGGCGTCACCGCCAAGGACATCATCCTGCACGTGATTGGCGAGCTGGGCGCCGCGGCCGGCACCGGCCATGCGGTCGAATTCGCCGGACCGGCCGTTCGCGGCCTGGACATGGAGGCGCGCATGACGCTGTGCAATCTGTCCATCGAAATGGGCGCCAAGATAGGCATGGTCGCGCCCGATGACGTCACCTTCGACTATATACGGGGGCGCGAGTTCGCGCCTCAGGGACCGGCCTTCGACCGGGCGGTGGCCTACTGGCGCAGCCTGCCGTCGGGGCCGGACGCCGTCTACGACAGAGAGGTCGAGCTGGATATCGGTGGAATCGGTCCGCAAGTCACCTGGGGCACCAGCCCCGAACACGTGATCTCCATCGGCGGCGTCGTTCCCGATCCGGATCGGGAACGCGATCCCCAGCGGCGCAAGGCCTACTCGGCCGCGCTGGAGTACATGCACTTGCGGGCCGGGCAGCGCATCGACCAGGTGAGCATCGATCGCGTCTTCATCGGGTCCTGTACCAACGGCCGCCTGTCCGATCTGCAGGAAGCGGCCCGGATACTGCGCGGCAGGCATGTGGCGGCCGGTGTCACCGCCTGGGTGGTGCCGGGCTCGCTGCAGGTGAAGCGGCAGGCCGAAAGCCTGGGCCTGGACCGGGTCTTCCTGGACGCGGGCTGCCAATGGCGCGAGCCGGGCTGCTCCATGTGCGTGGGCGCGAACGGCGACATGGTGCCGCCAGGCCAGCGCTGTGTTTCCACCTCGAACAGGAATTTCATGGGCCGCCAGGGGCCCGGCGCGATGACGCACCTGGCCAGCCCTTCGGTGGCCGCCGCCAGCGCGGTCCTGGGCAGGATCGCCTCGCCGGCGATGATGGAGGACAGGCCGTGA
- a CDS encoding ABC transporter permease yields the protein MNPDVRLGAAPPTRWLDGLLLVAGILLLWQGASWGLGTEVLPGPIRTLTQLQREIAEPDFPQHLIETSKAFFTALLIAVLAGTCLGLVLGVRRLAGDVMEPILIALYSIPKISLYPIILLMFGLGLSAKIAFGVIHGIIPIVIFTMTAVRNIKPVYLRSIRCHRLSPWQGALHVLIPATVPEIVAGLRIGFALTLLGTLLGEMFASQRGIGHLLMLAIDRNNPPTIMALALMLFTFATVVSVGLLQWDRHLRRGTQS from the coding sequence ATGAATCCGGACGTCAGGCTTGGGGCCGCGCCGCCCACCCGCTGGCTGGACGGGCTGCTGCTCGTCGCCGGAATACTGCTTTTATGGCAGGGCGCAAGCTGGGGCCTGGGCACCGAGGTGCTGCCGGGGCCAATCCGCACCCTGACGCAGTTGCAGCGTGAAATCGCCGAGCCGGATTTTCCGCAGCACCTGATCGAAACCAGCAAGGCCTTCTTTACCGCGCTGCTGATCGCCGTGCTGGCCGGCACCTGCCTGGGGCTGGTCCTGGGCGTGCGCCGGCTGGCGGGCGACGTCATGGAACCCATACTGATCGCCTTGTACTCCATACCCAAGATATCGCTGTATCCCATCATCCTGCTGATGTTCGGACTGGGCCTGTCGGCCAAGATCGCCTTCGGCGTGATACACGGCATCATCCCCATCGTGATCTTCACCATGACGGCGGTGCGCAACATCAAGCCGGTCTATCTGCGCTCCATACGCTGCCATCGGCTTAGCCCCTGGCAGGGCGCCTTGCACGTGCTGATACCGGCCACCGTGCCCGAAATCGTAGCCGGGCTGCGCATAGGCTTCGCCCTGACCCTGCTGGGCACCTTGCTGGGCGAAATGTTCGCCTCGCAACGCGGCATAGGCCATTTGCTGATGCTGGCCATCGATCGCAACAATCCTCCGACCATCATGGCGCTGGCCTTGATGCTATTTACATTCGCCACTGTGGTCAGCGTCGGCTTGCTGCAGTGGGACCGCCATTTACGGCGTGGAACGCAATCTTAG
- a CDS encoding GntR family transcriptional regulator: MKPSRAAPPEPVPRSGDTVERVAAILKEQILEGSLAPGQRLISRDLIEELGISRGPLREAFRRLAADRLIELIPNRGAVVRRLSRTEIIHLFQIREALEGQAARLAAERIDIGDNRAYFSAIVKQGRQHKTRLAMQSFIVHNREFHQAIVKMSDNLELAELIDRYQLAVFMTLLRQALGAEQIIRSSIEQHEAIAAAILAGDADQAYAAMRHHLWHSANGMLERDELKSASAIHGKAAAPRKSHRAAG; this comes from the coding sequence ATGAAACCTTCCCGGGCCGCCCCGCCGGAACCCGTGCCGCGCAGCGGCGACACGGTCGAGCGCGTCGCCGCCATCCTGAAAGAACAGATTCTTGAAGGCAGCCTGGCTCCCGGCCAGCGCCTCATTTCGCGGGATCTCATCGAAGAGCTGGGCATCAGCCGCGGCCCGCTGCGCGAAGCCTTCCGCCGCCTGGCCGCCGACAGGCTGATCGAGCTGATCCCGAATCGCGGTGCCGTCGTTCGCCGGCTGTCGCGCACCGAGATCATCCATCTCTTCCAGATACGCGAAGCGCTGGAAGGACAGGCCGCGCGGCTGGCGGCCGAACGCATCGACATCGGCGATAACCGGGCCTATTTCAGCGCCATAGTGAAGCAGGGCCGGCAACATAAAACCCGGCTGGCGATGCAGTCATTCATCGTGCACAACCGGGAGTTCCATCAAGCCATCGTCAAGATGAGCGACAACCTGGAGCTGGCCGAACTGATCGACAGGTATCAACTGGCCGTCTTCATGACGCTGCTGCGCCAGGCGTTGGGCGCCGAGCAGATCATCCGGAGCTCAATAGAGCAGCACGAAGCGATTGCGGCGGCGATCCTGGCCGGCGACGCCGACCAGGCCTATGCCGCCATGCGGCATCACCTGTGGCACTCGGCCAACGGCATGCTGGAGCGCGACGAGCTGAAATCGGCCAGTGCAATCCATGGCAAGGCCGCGGCGCCCCGCAAATCACACCGAGCGGCGGGCTAG
- a CDS encoding ABC transporter ATP-binding protein, which yields MALTEQNRRASEPATCADAHVAVEGATKVFTPPDGRPPVHALGPVTFELRRGEFFSVVGPSGCGKSTLLDLVAGLSLPTEGRVHFEGAEVRGQVPEGVAVVFQEDASFPWLNVFDNAAFGARHNGLPENEIKERVDHALAFMGLAGFARSYPAQLSGGMRQRVCIARAMVLRPRLMLLDEPFGALDQQTRLLMGEETLKLWRETGSTVMLITHSIDEAVLLSDRIGTMSARPGTFIDIVETGWSRERGSETAMDPRYGALQSQIWGMLRNESLKALGVGA from the coding sequence ATGGCATTGACGGAACAGAACCGCCGCGCGTCCGAGCCGGCGACATGCGCCGACGCGCACGTCGCCGTCGAGGGCGCGACCAAGGTATTCACCCCACCCGACGGCAGGCCGCCCGTCCACGCGCTGGGCCCCGTAACCTTCGAACTGCGCCGGGGGGAATTCTTCTCCGTCGTCGGGCCTTCGGGCTGCGGCAAGTCGACCTTGCTTGATCTGGTCGCCGGACTCAGTTTGCCCACCGAAGGTCGGGTCCACTTCGAAGGCGCTGAAGTCAGGGGGCAGGTGCCGGAAGGCGTTGCGGTGGTGTTCCAGGAGGATGCCAGCTTCCCCTGGCTGAACGTGTTCGACAACGCCGCCTTCGGAGCCCGCCACAACGGCTTGCCGGAGAATGAAATCAAGGAAAGGGTGGACCATGCGCTGGCCTTCATGGGCCTGGCCGGTTTTGCAAGGTCCTACCCGGCGCAGCTGTCCGGGGGCATGCGGCAGCGCGTATGCATCGCCCGGGCCATGGTGTTGCGTCCGCGCCTGATGCTGCTGGACGAACCGTTCGGCGCGCTGGATCAGCAGACCCGCTTGCTGATGGGCGAAGAGACGCTCAAGCTCTGGCGCGAGACGGGCTCCACGGTGATGCTGATCACCCACTCCATCGACGAGGCCGTATTGCTGTCCGATCGCATAGGAACGATGTCGGCGCGCCCCGGCACCTTCATCGACATCGTCGAAACGGGCTGGAGCCGTGAGCGGGGCAGCGAAACCGCCATGGATCCGCGCTACGGCGCCTTGCAATCGCAAATATGGGGCATGCTGCGCAACGAGTCGCTCAAGGCCTTGGGGGTGGGGGCATGA